A section of the Carya illinoinensis cultivar Pawnee chromosome 12, C.illinoinensisPawnee_v1, whole genome shotgun sequence genome encodes:
- the LOC122290005 gene encoding ABC transporter A family member 7-like produces MADLSLRPASFWTQANALLRKNVTYQKRNIKTNIRLISFPFILCILLVALQAFINSQLDKPSNNCGCTCRDTTGDGKCEKVCGLEYSDLDQAATCPIPNPPEWPPLLQVPAPEYRAVRTDFIPFTDLPNESCRSLGSCPATFLFTGNNQSLGKILVKNMVSTSLNINTSDAVDSLATGVAGSDTYPQTNNFLDPAFFSGVPIYNVQSQCFPNSTVSVSFLESAIPVQEEVQCVQGFSLWRNSSSEINDELYKGYRKGNPERKINEIVAAYDFLNSNGNRFNVSIWFNSTYKNDSGQTSIGLVRVPRSVNLASNAYIQFLRGPGTKIIFEFVKEMPKPGTKLRLDLSSLLGTLFFTWVILQLFPVILTSLVYEKQQKLRIMMKMHGLGDGPYWMISYAYFLLISFIYMLCFVIFGSVIGLKFFTMNDYSLQFVFYFLYINLQIALAFLAAAMFSNIKTAAVVGYICVFGTGLLGGFLFQFFIQDTSFPRGGIIAMELYPGFALYRGLYEFSQASFTGDFLGTNGMRWGDLSDSVNGMAEVMIIMFVEWFVVIFLAFYVDQVVSSGSGKSPLFFLQIFRKNTSSFRRPSLQRQDSKVFVQMEKPDVLQESEKVEQLLLEPNSSHAIVVDNIKKVYPGRDGNSAKFAVRGLSLALPRGECFGMLGPNGAGKTSFISMMIGLTKPTSGSAYVNGLDIRTQMDGIYTSMGVCPQHDLLWESLTGREHLLFYGRLKNLKGSALTQAVEESLKGVNLFNGGVADKQAGKYSGGMKRRLSVAISLIGDPKVVYMDEPSTGLDPASRNNLWNVVKRAKQDRAIILTTHSMEEAEVLCDRLGIFVDGSLQCIGNPKELKARYGGSYVFTMTTSSDHEQDVEIMVRHLSPNANKIYHISGTQKFELPKQDIRIADVFKAVENAKSRFTVFAWGLADTTLEDVFIKVARGAQAFNVLS; encoded by the exons ATGGCGGATCTATCCCTTCGTCCTGCCAGCTTCTGGACCCAGGCCAACGCTCTCCTCAGAAAGAACGTCACCTACCAG aAACGAAATATCAAGACAAATATCCggctcatttctttccctttcatcctCTGTATATTGCTTGTTGCCCTTCAAGCATTTATCAACAGTCAATTGGATAAACCTTCAAATAATTGTGGATGTACTTGTCGTGATACAACGGGGGAtggaaaatgtgagaaagtTTGTGGGTTGGAATATTCAGATTTGGATCAAGCTGCCACTTGTCCCATTCCTAACCCTCCTGAATGGCCTCCTCTATTACAAGTGCCAGCTCCTGAATATCGTGCAGTGAGGACTGATTTTATTCCATTTACAGACTTGCCAAACGAGTCATGCAGGAGTTTAGGGTCCTGTCCAGCAACTTTCCTTTTCACTGGGAATAATCAGTCTCTTggaaaaa TTTTGGTTAAGAATATGGTTTCGACATCTCTCAATATCAACACCTCTGATGCTGTTGATAGCTTAGCTACTGGTGTTGCG GGCTCAGATACATATCCCCAAACAAACAATTTTCTTGATCCTGCTTTCTTTTCTGGTGTCCCCATTTATAACGTGCAAAGTCAGTGCTTTCCAAACTCTACAGTTTCTGTTTCCTTTCTGGAATCAGCCATTCCGGTGCAAGAAG AGGTACAGTGTGTCCAAGGTTTCAGTTTGTGGCGCAATAGTTCTTCTGAGATTAATGATGAGCTATATAAAGGTTACCGAAAAGGGAATCCAGAGAGGAAGATTAATGAAATTGTTGCAG CTTATGACTTCTTAAACTCAAATGGGAATCGTTTTAATGTAAGCATATGGTTCAATTCAACATATAAGAATGACTCAGGCCAAACATCCATTGGATTGGTGCGGGTTCCACGTTCGGTGAATTTG GCATCAAATGCCTACATCCAGTTTTTGCGAGGGCCTggtacaaaaataatatttgagtttgTTAAAGAAATGCCCAAACCTGGAACAAAACTCAGGCTGGATTTGTCCTCTCTTCTGGGTACACTCTTCTTTACATGGGTCATTCTACAACTATTTCCT GTGATCTTGACGTCATTGGTATATGAGAAACAACAGAAATTGAGAATCATGATGAAGATGCATGGGCTGGGTGATGGGCCTTATTGGATGATTTCTTATGCttattttcttctcatatcTTTTATCTACATGCTATGTTTTGTGATATTTGGCTCAGTCATTG GTTTAAAATTCTTCACAATGAATGACTACAGCCTCcaatttgtgttttatttcctCTATATAaacttgcaaattgcactcgccTTTCTTGCAGCTGCAATGTTTTCAAATATTAAGACTGCTGCAG TTGTTGGGTACATTTGTGTCTTTGGAACTGGGCTTTTAGGAGGCTTTCTTTTCCAATTCTTCATTCAGGATACATCATTCCCAA gaGGTGGGATCATTGCGATGGAGTTGTATCCTGGCTTTGCTCTGTATCGTGGGTTGTATGAGTTTTCACAAGCTTCCTTCACTGGAGACTTTTTGGGAACTAATGGGATGCGGTGGGGAGATTTGAGTGATAGCGTGAATGGGATGGCAGAGGTCATGATTATCATGTTTGTTGAGTGGTTTGTTGTGATTTTCCTTGCCTTTTATGTAGATCAAGTTGTATCATCAGGAAGTGGAAAAAGtcctctatttttcttgcaaatctTCCGAAAGAATACTTCATCTTTTAGGAGGCCTAGTTTGCAAAGGCAGGATTCTAAAGTCTTTGTTCAGATGGAGAAACCAGATGTCCTTCAAGAG AGTGAGAAGGTCGAGCAGCTACTTCTAGAACCAAATTCAAGTCATGCCATTGTCGTtgacaacataaaaaaagtGTATCCAGGAAGGGATGGAAACTCAGCAAAATTTGCAGTGAGAGGCTTATCTCTTGCCTTGCCTCGAGGGGAGTGCTTTGGTATGCTTGGCCCCAATGGTGCTGGCAAGACTTCTTTTATTAGTATG ATGATTGGTCTGACAAAGCCAACCTCTGGCTCAGCATATGTCAATGGTCTGGACATTCGGACTCAGATGGACGGAATATATACCAGTATGGGTGTATGCCCACAGCATGA TTTGCTATGGGAATCTCTTACTGGAAGGGAGCATCTTCTATTTTATGGAAGACTGAAGAACCTCAAAGGTTCTGCCTTAACACAA GCAGTGGAAGAATCACTAAAAGGTGTCAATCTTTTCAATGGGGGGGTTGCTGACAAACAAGCTGGGAAATATAGTGGTGGTATGAAGAGAAGGCTTAGTGTTGCGATTTCTTTGATTGGTGATCCCAAA GTTGTTTATATGGATGAGCCCAGTACTGGGTTAGATCCTGCTTCAAGAAACAATTTATGGAATGTTGTGAAGCGTGCAAAGCAAGACCGAGCAATCATTCTCACCA CACATTCCATGGAAGAGGCAGAAGTTTTGTGTGATCGATTAGGAATTTTTGTAGATGGCAGCTTGCAGTGCATAGGGAATCCTAAAGAG CTTAAAGCTAGATATGGGGGCTCTTATGTGTTCACAATGACGACATCTTCGGATCATGAGCAAGATGTGGAGATCATGGTGCGGCATCTCTCCCCAAATGCTAACAAGATATACCACATATCCGGAACTCAAAAGTTTGAGCTGCCAAAACAAGATATCAGGATTGCTGATGTATTCAAAGCAGTTGAGAATGCAAAAAGCAGGTTCACAGTTTTTGCCTGGGGTCTAGCTGACACCACATTGGAGGATGTTTTCATCAAGGTTGCCCGTGGGGCTCAGGCATTCAACGTGTTGTCATGA